Proteins from a genomic interval of Salinarchaeum sp. Harcht-Bsk1:
- the truA gene encoding tRNA pseudouridine(38-40) synthase TruA, with translation MRAFRIAYDGRPFYGFQRQPDVPTVEDALLDGLEALDVLDPDADSGVGVRPTPPGYAAAGRTDAGVAALAQTIAFEAPAWLTPRALNGALPDSVHAWAHADVPSDDPDAPADFHATHDATRRQYTYHLHAPAADPDLAADALDRIVGEHDFAALTTDDTGTVRTLETGATWAEPYLVIQVAAGGFPRHLVRRLASLVDLVATGERAPSFVDRVLDGSSVPESDGVPTAPAEPLVLADVAYPGLSFSVDETAATSARDALERRRREARTRSRTMAELADGLGAE, from the coding sequence GTGCGCGCCTTTCGCATCGCCTACGACGGCCGACCGTTCTACGGCTTCCAGCGCCAGCCCGACGTGCCGACCGTCGAGGACGCCCTGCTCGACGGACTCGAGGCCCTGGACGTGCTGGACCCAGACGCGGACTCCGGGGTCGGCGTTCGCCCGACTCCGCCGGGCTACGCCGCCGCGGGTCGTACCGACGCCGGCGTCGCTGCGCTCGCCCAGACGATCGCGTTCGAGGCGCCGGCGTGGCTGACCCCGCGGGCGCTGAACGGCGCGCTTCCCGATTCGGTCCACGCCTGGGCCCACGCCGACGTCCCGTCGGACGATCCCGACGCTCCCGCCGACTTCCACGCGACCCACGACGCCACCCGCCGCCAGTACACCTACCACCTCCACGCACCGGCCGCGGATCCGGACCTCGCGGCCGACGCACTCGACCGGATCGTGGGCGAGCACGACTTCGCGGCGCTGACCACCGACGACACGGGGACGGTTCGGACGCTCGAAACCGGGGCCACGTGGGCGGAGCCGTACCTCGTCATCCAGGTCGCTGCTGGCGGCTTCCCACGGCACCTGGTCCGCCGGCTTGCTTCGCTCGTCGATCTGGTCGCCACTGGCGAGCGAGCGCCGTCCTTCGTCGACCGGGTGCTCGACGGCTCGTCGGTCCCCGAGAGCGACGGCGTGCCGACGGCACCGGCCGAGCCCCTGGTGCTCGCCGACGTCGCGTACCCGGGGCTGTCCTTCTCGGTGGACGAGACCGCGGCCACCTCGGCACGCGACGCGCTGGAGCGGCGCCGGCGGGAGGCCAGGACGCGCAGTCGGACGATGGCCGAACTCGCCGACGGTCTCGGAGCGGAGTGA
- a CDS encoding SWIM zinc finger family protein: protein MTPDVVEDVLAAHGDRGSRAIDAVGEGRVKQYQDFTVVVGNSDEYVVEDGACTCKDATYNLDPEDPRALCWHALAAEIARAVGALDHHDMYYSEVRDFI from the coding sequence CTGACGCCGGACGTCGTCGAGGACGTCCTCGCCGCTCACGGCGACCGGGGCAGCCGCGCCATCGACGCCGTCGGCGAGGGCCGCGTCAAGCAGTATCAGGACTTCACCGTCGTCGTCGGCAACAGCGACGAGTACGTGGTCGAAGACGGCGCCTGCACCTGCAAGGACGCGACGTACAATCTGGACCCCGAGGACCCGCGTGCGCTCTGCTGGCACGCGCTGGCCGCGGAGATCGCGCGGGCGGTCGGCGCGCTCGACCACCACGACATGTACTACTCCGAGGTCCGGGACTTCATCTGA
- a CDS encoding 30S ribosomal protein S7 — protein sequence MSETASQPLLFGEWEIEGIEFSDPSTERYISITPVAHSMGRHADKQFAKSEISIVERLINRLMQTEENTGKKQQATKIVREAFREINERADENPIQVLVEAVENSAPREETVRLKYGGISVPKAVDIAPQRRVDTALEFLAQGTHNAAFKSPTDVEEALADQLLGAANADVSTYAVNQKEETERVAAAAR from the coding sequence ATGAGCGAGACAGCGTCCCAGCCGCTCCTGTTCGGCGAGTGGGAGATCGAGGGCATCGAGTTCTCCGATCCCAGTACGGAACGGTACATCTCCATCACGCCCGTCGCGCACAGCATGGGCCGGCACGCGGACAAGCAGTTCGCGAAGAGCGAGATCTCGATCGTCGAGCGTCTCATCAACCGCCTCATGCAGACCGAGGAAAACACGGGTAAGAAGCAGCAGGCGACGAAGATCGTCCGCGAGGCGTTCCGCGAGATCAACGAGCGCGCCGACGAGAACCCGATCCAGGTGCTCGTCGAGGCCGTCGAGAACTCCGCGCCCCGCGAGGAGACCGTCCGCCTGAAGTACGGTGGCATCTCCGTCCCGAAGGCCGTCGACATCGCACCCCAGCGCCGCGTCGACACCGCCCTCGAGTTCCTCGCCCAGGGCACTCACAACGCCGCGTTCAAGTCCCCGACCGACGTCGAGGAGGCACTCGCCGACCAGCTACTCGGCGCTGCCAACGCGGACGTCTCCACCTACGCGGTCAACCAGAAGGAAGAGACCGAACGCGTCGCCGCCGCAGCGCGGTAA
- a CDS encoding 30S ribosomal protein S12, whose protein sequence is MANGKYAGRKLQRDRQKHRWSDSEYARRERGLAEKSDPLEGAPQARGIVLEKIGIEAKQPNSAVRKCVRVQLIKNGKQVSAFCPGDGAISFIDEHDEVTIAGIGGAKGRAMGDISGVNYKVEKVNGVALLELVRGNAEKPVR, encoded by the coding sequence ATGGCGAACGGCAAGTACGCAGGGCGAAAGCTCCAGCGGGACCGCCAGAAGCACCGGTGGTCCGACTCGGAGTACGCCCGACGCGAGCGCGGTCTGGCAGAGAAGTCCGACCCGCTCGAGGGCGCTCCCCAGGCACGTGGCATCGTACTCGAAAAGATCGGCATCGAGGCCAAGCAGCCCAACTCCGCGGTCCGCAAGTGTGTGCGGGTCCAGCTGATCAAGAACGGCAAGCAGGTCTCTGCCTTCTGTCCCGGCGACGGCGCGATCTCGTTCATCGACGAGCACGACGAGGTCACCATCGCGGGCATCGGCGGCGCGAAGGGTCGCGCCATGGGTGACATCTCCGGCGTGAACTACAAGGTCGAGAAGGTCAACGGCGTGGCCCTCCTCGAACTCGTCCGCGGGAACGCGGAGAAGCCGGTGCGATAA
- a CDS encoding guanosine monophosphate reductase, with amino-acid sequence MDDVRTGLSYGDALLVPQRSPVESRSDVDLSTHLTDGIELETPLLSAPMDTVTESTLAIALSEAGGFGTIHRFLDAESQAAEVRAVTDAGARCGAAIGIDEDYLARAEAVLDAGAACLVVDVAHGHLERCLDAVADLRDAFPDAEIVAGNVATKRGVRDLAAAGADAIKVGIGPGSHCTTRVVAGAGVPQLTAVDECADAAEAVDVRIVADGGIRSSGDAVKALMAGADAVMMGSLFAGTAEAPSEVVTIDGTRYKRSRGMATTAAAEDRNDKGGTGDDDGAATDGDLAPGADALDDHLPTADEGVAGYTPYKGPVAEVVTEFAGGIRSGLSYCGGETIPAARANAEFVAVAGSAKEREGAHGDHEWESVSVDSVGTAGGDD; translated from the coding sequence ATGGACGACGTCAGAACGGGGTTGTCCTACGGGGACGCCCTGCTCGTGCCCCAGCGTTCGCCGGTGGAGAGCCGTAGCGACGTCGATCTCTCGACGCACCTCACCGACGGCATCGAACTCGAGACGCCGCTACTCTCCGCGCCGATGGACACGGTCACGGAGTCGACACTCGCGATCGCGCTCTCGGAGGCGGGCGGATTCGGGACGATTCACCGGTTCCTGGACGCCGAATCGCAGGCCGCGGAGGTCCGTGCGGTCACGGACGCTGGCGCGCGCTGCGGTGCGGCGATCGGCATCGACGAGGACTATCTGGCCCGGGCCGAGGCAGTGCTCGACGCCGGGGCAGCCTGTCTGGTCGTCGACGTCGCGCACGGGCACCTGGAGCGCTGTCTGGACGCGGTTGCAGACCTTCGCGACGCCTTTCCCGACGCCGAGATCGTCGCGGGGAACGTCGCCACGAAACGGGGCGTTCGCGACCTCGCGGCCGCGGGAGCTGACGCGATCAAGGTCGGGATCGGGCCGGGGTCCCACTGCACGACCCGCGTGGTCGCGGGTGCGGGCGTGCCCCAGCTAACGGCCGTCGACGAATGCGCCGATGCAGCCGAGGCGGTCGACGTCCGGATCGTCGCCGACGGCGGGATCCGCTCGTCGGGGGACGCCGTGAAGGCGCTCATGGCCGGTGCGGACGCGGTGATGATGGGCAGTCTCTTCGCGGGGACGGCGGAGGCGCCCAGCGAGGTCGTCACGATCGACGGCACCCGGTACAAGCGATCGCGCGGGATGGCGACGACAGCGGCCGCGGAGGACCGGAACGACAAGGGCGGGACCGGTGACGACGACGGAGCGGCCACCGACGGCGATCTGGCTCCAGGCGCCGACGCTCTCGACGACCACCTCCCCACTGCCGACGAGGGCGTGGCGGGCTACACGCCGTACAAGGGACCCGTCGCAGAGGTAGTCACGGAGTTCGCTGGCGGGATTCGCTCGGGGTTGTCCTACTGCGGCGGCGAGACGATCCCTGCGGCCCGTGCCAACGCCGAATTCGTGGCCGTCGCTGGCAGTGCGAAAGAGCGCGAGGGTGCCCACGGCGATCACGAGTGGGAGTCCGTCTCCGTCGACTCGGTCGGTACGGCCGGTGGCGACGACTGA
- a CDS encoding transcription initiation factor IIB family protein, which yields MTEDDIRTRTARRDEQVETSDEQTTEEVDEELHCPECGGTLRSDEEHGETVCEDCGLVVESDEIDRGPEWRAFDSREKDEKSRVGAPTTKMMHDEGLSTNIGWQDKDAYGRQLSSRQREKMQRLRTWNERFRTRDSKERNLKQALGEIDRMASALGLPENVRETASVIYRRALDEDLLPGRSIEGVATASLYASARQAGTPRSLDELEEVSRVDKMELTRTYRYVVRELGLEVQPADPKQYVPRFVSDLGLSEEVERRARQLLDRAQDVGVHSGKSPVGLAAAAVYAASLLTNEKVTQNQVSDVADISEVTIRNRYKELLEAAEGDGSAAPA from the coding sequence ATGACAGAGGACGATATCCGAACCCGCACAGCCCGGCGAGACGAACAGGTCGAGACCTCCGACGAGCAGACGACCGAGGAGGTCGACGAGGAACTCCACTGTCCGGAGTGTGGCGGCACGCTCCGGAGCGACGAGGAACACGGCGAGACCGTCTGTGAAGACTGCGGCCTCGTCGTCGAGAGCGACGAGATCGATCGCGGCCCGGAGTGGCGCGCGTTCGACTCCCGCGAGAAGGACGAGAAGAGCCGCGTCGGCGCCCCCACGACGAAGATGATGCACGACGAGGGGCTCTCGACGAACATCGGCTGGCAGGACAAGGACGCCTACGGGCGTCAGCTCTCCAGCCGCCAGCGCGAGAAGATGCAGCGCCTGCGCACCTGGAACGAGCGCTTCCGCACGCGTGACTCGAAGGAGCGCAATCTCAAGCAGGCGCTCGGCGAGATCGACCGGATGGCGTCCGCGCTCGGTCTCCCCGAGAACGTCCGCGAGACCGCGAGTGTCATCTACCGGCGTGCACTCGACGAGGACCTGCTCCCGGGCCGATCCATCGAGGGCGTCGCGACGGCATCCCTCTATGCTTCGGCGCGGCAGGCCGGTACGCCCCGTAGCCTCGACGAACTCGAGGAGGTCTCCCGCGTCGACAAGATGGAGCTGACCCGGACGTACCGTTACGTCGTCCGCGAGCTAGGCCTCGAGGTCCAGCCCGCCGACCCCAAGCAGTACGTGCCACGGTTCGTCTCCGACCTCGGCCTCTCCGAAGAAGTCGAACGCCGTGCACGGCAGCTGCTCGACCGCGCCCAGGACGTCGGCGTTCACAGCGGGAAATCGCCCGTCGGCCTCGCCGCGGCGGCAGTGTACGCTGCGTCGCTGCTCACCAACGAGAAGGTCACGCAGAACCAGGTCAGCGACGTCGCCGACATCTCCGAGGTCACGATCCGGAACCGCTACAAGGAGCTGCTCGAAGCTGCCGAAGGCGACGGGTCGGCCGCACCCGCCTGA
- a CDS encoding translation initiation factor IF-2 subunit beta, with protein sequence MDYEDKLDRALEETPDIGDESARLSVPDPEVRQEGNVTVYENFQDTVTTLSRDPEHVLKFLQNEVGTSAHIDESGRARLTGSFSERRVSDALDAYVEEFVTCSECGLPDTRLEKEKGTLVVRCEACGALSPTSA encoded by the coding sequence ATGGACTACGAGGACAAACTCGACCGAGCGCTGGAGGAGACGCCCGACATCGGCGACGAGTCCGCGCGGCTCTCGGTGCCCGATCCGGAGGTACGACAGGAGGGCAACGTCACGGTCTACGAGAACTTCCAGGACACCGTGACCACGCTGTCCCGCGATCCCGAGCACGTCCTGAAGTTCCTCCAGAACGAGGTCGGCACCAGCGCGCACATCGACGAGAGCGGTCGCGCGCGGCTGACAGGTTCGTTCTCCGAACGGCGAGTCTCCGACGCCCTCGACGCCTACGTCGAGGAGTTCGTCACCTGCTCGGAGTGTGGCCTCCCCGACACCCGGCTCGAGAAGGAGAAAGGTACGCTCGTCGTTCGCTGTGAGGCCTGCGGGGCGCTCTCGCCGACGAGCGCCTGA
- a CDS encoding UPF0058 family protein: protein MKKQELIHLHGLLAEVSADVEAHLGSELDLSTYEEMGVRPTSIHKSKTDHKTAVFALARGITDDMSEDVEERVPAAAD from the coding sequence ATGAAGAAGCAGGAGCTCATCCACCTCCACGGTCTTCTCGCGGAGGTATCCGCCGACGTCGAAGCACACCTCGGTAGCGAGCTCGATCTCTCCACCTACGAAGAGATGGGAGTTCGCCCGACATCGATCCACAAATCGAAGACGGATCACAAGACGGCCGTCTTCGCCCTGGCTCGAGGCATCACCGACGATATGAGCGAGGACGTCGAGGAACGCGTCCCCGCTGCCGCCGACTGA
- a CDS encoding DUF555 domain-containing protein — protein MDCRVVVEAAVPVYDVETPDEAVRIAISKTGEMLNPDLNYVEIEMGERSCPHCGEHLETAFIAADEGLVALELEMTVFNVEREEHASRIARKEIGQCLENIPLEVLEVEIIEDDADGRDDEESSSDESSDADAEDADDPSRTDDEPADEREASGDDEVLPEFEDLIE, from the coding sequence ATGGATTGCAGGGTCGTCGTCGAGGCCGCGGTGCCGGTGTACGACGTGGAAACCCCCGACGAGGCCGTGCGAATCGCAATCTCGAAGACGGGCGAGATGCTGAATCCCGATCTCAATTACGTGGAGATCGAGATGGGAGAGCGGTCCTGCCCCCACTGCGGAGAGCACCTCGAGACGGCCTTCATCGCTGCCGACGAGGGACTCGTCGCCCTCGAACTGGAGATGACGGTGTTCAACGTCGAGCGGGAGGAACACGCCTCACGGATCGCTCGCAAGGAGATCGGGCAGTGTCTCGAGAACATTCCACTCGAAGTACTCGAGGTCGAAATCATCGAGGACGATGCGGACGGTCGTGACGACGAGGAGTCGAGCAGCGACGAGTCGTCCGACGCGGATGCAGAGGACGCAGACGACCCTTCACGCACGGACGACGAGCCAGCGGACGAACGCGAGGCGTCCGGCGACGACGAGGTCCTTCCGGAGTTCGAAGACCTGATCGAATAA
- a CDS encoding cupin domain-containing protein, with the protein MPADSPVIRDRDSIEYESVDAAEGLQKGVLIDESRGAPTFALRRFTLDSGATVPRHTNDVEHVQYVLAGEYVVGLAGTEGEADLGDGEHRVRPGDSLLIPAGTVHWYRNDGDSTAAFLCGVPNGDDSIELVE; encoded by the coding sequence ATGCCTGCCGATTCGCCAGTGATCCGCGACCGTGACTCGATCGAGTACGAGTCCGTCGACGCCGCGGAGGGCCTCCAGAAGGGCGTCCTGATCGACGAGTCCCGCGGTGCGCCCACGTTCGCCCTCCGCCGCTTCACGCTCGATTCGGGTGCAACCGTCCCCCGGCACACGAACGACGTCGAACACGTCCAGTACGTCCTCGCCGGCGAGTACGTGGTCGGCCTCGCGGGAACCGAGGGTGAGGCGGACCTGGGCGACGGCGAGCATCGGGTTCGTCCCGGCGACAGCCTGCTGATCCCCGCCGGGACCGTCCACTGGTACCGTAACGACGGCGACTCCACCGCGGCTTTCCTCTGTGGCGTCCCCAACGGCGACGACTCGATCGAACTGGTCGAGTAG
- a CDS encoding DEAD/DEAH box helicase, with product MSEQAMRVGTLFCHGSGDEFLVAPYRDGDRLFRAKLELKATDAGPRPGRFRVLNGAQEDLRDPMEFVDIARRADRIRISEQTSPRDRERIRECLEGYQLEATTVRTCRHCSQAGLYSPITEETAISHGDDTICRSCAKQELERELRHQGSMTGAARQRLEELLWKVKDLDRITDLLKGRLDPDLTKVDEMDATVQAVDPVPVADLDVHPDLQAYLDGKYDELLPVQSRAVHAGLLDGEDQLVVSATATGKTLVGELAGIDRVLRGEGKLLFLVPLVALANQTYEDFQEAYGDLVDVTLRVGGSRVRDSGQAFDPNADVIVGTYEGIDHSLRVGKDLGDVGTVVIDEVHTIAEEGRGHRLDGLISRLKYYCEERAANRTTGSGGASADSPEAADPSAGTQWIYLSATVGNPGELAAGLDASLVEFEERPVPIERHLTFADGREKPDVANTLVKREYDHESSKGYHGQTIIFTNSRRRCHEIARKLDYSAAAYHAGLDYGERKSVERRFLNQDLAAVVTTAALAAGVDFPASQVVFDSLAMGIEWLTVQEFEQMLGRAGRPDYHDRGRVYVLVEPDCAYHNSQERTEDEVAFQLLKGEMEPVRTRYDGAAGVEETLANVVVGGAAAKRLNDRMVGQIPTTHALGKCLEYEFIDGLEPTDLGRAVTSHFLAPDDAFRILEGIRHDEDPYEIVARVILADEG from the coding sequence GTGTCCGAGCAGGCGATGCGGGTCGGAACGCTGTTCTGCCACGGCAGCGGCGACGAGTTCCTCGTTGCCCCCTACCGCGACGGCGACCGGCTCTTTCGTGCGAAACTGGAGCTCAAGGCAACGGACGCCGGACCGCGTCCTGGCCGATTCCGGGTGCTGAACGGTGCCCAGGAGGACCTGCGGGACCCGATGGAGTTCGTCGACATCGCCCGGCGAGCCGACCGGATCCGCATCTCCGAACAGACGAGCCCCCGGGACCGCGAGCGGATCCGCGAGTGTCTCGAGGGCTACCAGCTCGAGGCGACCACCGTTCGAACGTGCCGTCACTGCTCGCAGGCCGGCCTGTACTCGCCGATCACCGAGGAGACGGCGATCAGCCACGGCGACGATACGATCTGTCGCAGCTGTGCGAAACAGGAACTCGAACGCGAACTGCGCCACCAGGGGTCGATGACCGGCGCAGCCCGCCAGCGCCTCGAAGAACTGCTCTGGAAGGTCAAGGACCTCGACCGGATCACCGACCTCCTCAAAGGACGGCTCGATCCGGACCTGACGAAGGTCGACGAGATGGACGCCACGGTCCAGGCGGTCGATCCCGTTCCCGTCGCCGATCTCGACGTCCACCCGGACCTCCAGGCCTACCTCGACGGCAAGTACGACGAACTCCTCCCCGTCCAGAGTCGCGCGGTCCACGCCGGCCTGCTGGACGGCGAGGATCAACTGGTCGTCAGCGCGACGGCGACCGGGAAGACGCTCGTCGGCGAACTGGCGGGAATCGACCGCGTGCTCAGGGGCGAGGGGAAGCTCCTCTTCCTCGTCCCGCTCGTCGCGCTCGCGAACCAGACCTACGAGGACTTCCAGGAGGCCTACGGCGACCTCGTCGACGTCACGCTCCGGGTCGGGGGCAGCCGCGTCCGGGACAGCGGGCAGGCGTTCGACCCGAATGCCGACGTCATCGTCGGCACTTACGAAGGCATCGACCACTCGCTCCGGGTCGGCAAGGACCTCGGCGACGTCGGCACCGTGGTCATCGACGAGGTCCACACCATCGCGGAGGAGGGCCGCGGCCACCGGCTCGACGGCCTGATCTCCCGGCTGAAGTACTACTGCGAGGAGCGAGCCGCAAATCGCACTACGGGAAGCGGTGGGGCGAGCGCAGACTCGCCCGAGGCGGCCGATCCCTCCGCCGGCACCCAGTGGATCTACCTCTCGGCGACTGTCGGCAACCCAGGCGAACTCGCGGCCGGCCTCGACGCCTCGCTCGTCGAGTTCGAGGAGCGCCCGGTGCCGATCGAACGGCACCTCACGTTCGCCGACGGCCGGGAGAAGCCCGACGTCGCCAACACGCTGGTCAAACGGGAGTACGACCACGAGTCCTCGAAGGGGTACCACGGCCAGACGATCATCTTCACGAACTCCCGGCGGCGCTGCCACGAGATCGCCCGAAAACTGGACTACAGCGCCGCCGCCTACCACGCTGGCCTCGACTACGGCGAACGCAAATCCGTCGAACGGCGATTCTTGAACCAGGACCTCGCCGCCGTCGTGACGACTGCCGCGCTCGCGGCGGGTGTCGACTTCCCCGCCTCGCAGGTCGTCTTCGACTCGCTCGCGATGGGGATCGAGTGGCTCACCGTCCAGGAGTTCGAGCAGATGCTGGGCCGCGCCGGTCGTCCGGACTACCACGACCGCGGCCGCGTCTACGTCCTCGTCGAACCCGACTGCGCCTACCACAACTCCCAGGAGCGCACGGAGGACGAGGTCGCTTTCCAGCTACTGAAAGGCGAGATGGAGCCGGTCCGCACCCGCTACGACGGGGCCGCCGGCGTCGAGGAGACGCTCGCGAACGTCGTCGTCGGCGGGGCCGCAGCCAAGCGGCTCAACGACCGGATGGTCGGGCAGATCCCGACGACCCACGCCCTCGGCAAGTGTCTCGAGTACGAGTTCATCGACGGGCTCGAACCGACCGACCTCGGCCGGGCGGTCACCTCGCACTTCCTCGCGCCCGACGACGCGTTCCGGATCCTCGAGGGCATCCGCCACGACGAGGACCCCTACGAGATCGTCGCACGGGTCATCCTCGCCGACGAGGGGTGA
- a CDS encoding ribosome assembly factor SBDS, which translates to MISLDEAVTARLESHGERFEVLVDPDAALEIKRGEFEGDLEDVIAAEDVFEDAASGDRPAESDLEDVFGTTEALEIIPQVIQDGEIQITAEQRREMQEQKHKQLVDQITRNAVNPQMDDAPHPPERIESALEETDFRIDPMEPVEPQVDEALDALRPVIPIRFDEVTVAVQVPADYAGSAQARIRQFGDLEREEWQPDGSWVGVLTFPAGMQDDFYDLVNENTSGEAETRIVRDEDEISTR; encoded by the coding sequence ATGATATCGCTCGACGAGGCGGTGACGGCACGGTTGGAGTCCCACGGGGAGCGATTCGAGGTGCTCGTCGACCCCGACGCCGCCCTCGAGATCAAGCGCGGGGAGTTCGAGGGCGACCTCGAGGACGTCATCGCCGCCGAGGACGTGTTCGAGGACGCCGCCAGCGGCGACCGGCCCGCCGAGAGCGATCTCGAGGATGTATTCGGCACGACGGAGGCCCTCGAGATCATCCCGCAAGTGATCCAGGACGGCGAGATCCAGATCACCGCCGAGCAGCGCCGCGAGATGCAGGAGCAGAAGCACAAACAACTGGTCGACCAGATCACGCGGAACGCGGTCAACCCCCAGATGGACGACGCGCCGCACCCACCGGAACGCATCGAGTCCGCACTGGAGGAGACAGACTTCCGCATCGATCCGATGGAGCCCGTCGAACCGCAGGTCGACGAAGCGCTCGACGCCCTCCGACCCGTGATCCCGATCCGCTTCGACGAGGTCACCGTCGCCGTGCAGGTGCCCGCGGACTACGCCGGCAGCGCCCAGGCCCGCATCCGGCAGTTCGGTGACCTCGAACGCGAGGAGTGGCAGCCCGACGGGTCGTGGGTCGGCGTGCTCACCTTCCCCGCCGGCATGCAGGACGACTTCTACGACCTCGTCAACGAGAACACCAGTGGCGAGGCCGAGACGCGGATCGTCAGGGACGAAGACGAGATCAGCACACGGTAA
- the psmA gene encoding archaeal proteasome endopeptidase complex subunit alpha: protein MQGQAQQQAYDRGITIFSPDGRLYQVEYAREAVKRGTASIGIRTEDGVVLAVDKRIRSPLMERTSVEKIHKADDHIGIASAGHVADARQLIDFARRQSQVNQLRYGEPIGVETLTKNVTDHIQQYTQVGGARPFGVALIVGGVEDGEPRLYETDPSGTPYEWKALAVGADRGELQEYLEEHYEEAEDISGGVELALEALASVNDGELRPEGIGMATVDVESENFIELTDDEIEEYLESNDLLAPEEPEEDVEDADEDEE from the coding sequence ATGCAGGGACAAGCCCAACAGCAGGCCTACGACCGCGGGATTACCATCTTCTCCCCGGACGGACGCCTCTACCAGGTCGAGTACGCGCGAGAGGCAGTCAAGCGAGGCACCGCCAGCATCGGTATCCGTACCGAGGACGGCGTCGTGCTTGCCGTCGACAAGCGGATCCGCTCCCCGCTGATGGAGCGCACCAGCGTCGAGAAGATCCACAAGGCCGACGACCACATCGGCATCGCGTCGGCCGGCCACGTCGCCGACGCCAGACAGCTCATCGACTTCGCTCGCCGCCAGTCCCAGGTCAACCAGCTCCGGTACGGCGAGCCCATCGGCGTCGAGACCCTCACGAAGAACGTCACCGACCACATCCAGCAGTACACGCAGGTCGGCGGCGCCCGGCCCTTCGGCGTCGCGCTCATCGTCGGCGGCGTCGAGGACGGCGAGCCGCGCCTCTACGAGACCGACCCCTCCGGGACGCCCTACGAGTGGAAGGCGCTGGCCGTCGGTGCAGACCGCGGCGAACTCCAGGAGTACCTGGAGGAGCACTACGAGGAGGCCGAGGACATCTCCGGCGGCGTCGAACTCGCGCTCGAGGCGCTCGCCTCCGTCAACGACGGCGAACTCCGGCCCGAGGGCATCGGGATGGCCACCGTCGACGTCGAGTCCGAGAACTTCATCGAACTGACCGACGACGAGATCGAGGAGTACCTCGAGTCCAACGACCTGCTCGCGCCCGAAGAGCCCGAGGAGGACGTCGAGGACGCCGACGAAGACGAAGAGTAA
- a CDS encoding Rpp14/Pop5 family protein has product MKHLPKHLRPRYRYLAVGLESWPDASFDRRAFQREVWDATRALCGDPGSAAIDPTVLRFDRDGSMGRAILKVRRGTVDRARAALACIDAVGGDAVGLRVRGTSGTVRACEEKYLGGPPEPSEERTVVYQRQERTATVRSPRVDVRTDAGFLGATESDCDRTDRDDTEPNCDTESDRD; this is encoded by the coding sequence ATGAAACACCTTCCGAAACACCTCCGGCCGCGGTATCGGTACCTCGCAGTGGGACTCGAATCCTGGCCGGACGCGTCGTTCGACCGGCGGGCGTTCCAGCGCGAGGTCTGGGACGCCACTCGGGCGCTGTGTGGCGATCCTGGAAGCGCGGCGATCGATCCGACGGTGCTCCGGTTCGATCGGGACGGATCGATGGGGCGTGCGATCCTGAAAGTCCGCCGAGGGACGGTCGATCGGGCCCGTGCAGCACTCGCGTGCATCGACGCCGTCGGCGGCGATGCGGTGGGCTTGCGAGTCCGGGGTACGAGCGGGACGGTCCGTGCCTGTGAAGAAAAGTATTTAGGCGGGCCACCGGAACCATCTGAGGAGAGAACCGTCGTGTACCAACGCCAGGAGCGCACCGCGACCGTCCGCTCGCCCCGGGTGGACGTCCGTACCGATGCGGGGTTCCTCGGCGCCACGGAATCCGATTGCGATCGAACGGATCGCGACGACACCGAACCCAACTGCGACACCGAATCCGACCGCGACTAA